The DNA segment GATGCTAGTCTTCTTGGTGGCATGTAGGAGGGTTGGCTCCTTTAATAACACACTCAGTTAAATATAACTGGCGAAAAAACAAATTACGCTTTAGCAGCTTAATAGCTAAAGGCTGATTACTTTGTTCGACTGTGGCAAAGCTAATCGGTTCATTAATAGCAGTCTACGATTTATCACTTCCGTTTGTAGTGGTAAATAAGAGAATAATCAAACTCGTTTTTCATTGCCCGTTTATCGGCTTAAGTGAAAAATTAAATTTAATAGGTAAACTAAACATGTAGAAGCTAAGGGGAGGTTTTCTTGGACGCGGGTTCAAATCCCGCCATCTCCATACTATTGCTAGAGTAGAAATACTCTAGTATTTTTCTATTTTTCTATATATTAGTTAGCGAAATTAATTTTTTAATTTTTTTCTTATAAAAGTTAATTATAATTATTTGCTAATATAAAGATTTATATAGTATAATAATGGTGTAGAGAAAAAATATCTTGGGAGGCGGTAATTATGATGAAATTAAAGTCAGTATTTAAATTTGGTGATTTAGACAACCAAGAAGAAGTTTATAATGGTGGTGTAATATCTATACTTCTAGCGATAGGTAGACATTTATGGTTGAGTATAACCAATATTGTTAAAGCATTAGGATATACTTTATATCTAGTAACTTGGTTAGTTTATGCAATGTTTGTAGTGTTGGCTATAGGATTGTTATTTTACTATCTTTATTTAGTAGCATTAGCACTATTCTAGAATATTATATTATAAAATAAAAACAGCTGTAAAAGTGTCTTTAAATGCTCTTTTACAGCTGTTTTATGTAAGAAGACAAGTTTGTAAATAATTATTAATTATGCTATAATATATCTATAATCAAAAGGAAGTAAAAAAGGATGCTAATTAAATTCTCAGAAAAGCTTTATTACACAAAACAACGTTATATGTATTTGGAACCAACCATTGGATATGTAAAGGGAGAAAATTTTTCTGTTATGCTTGATGCGGGCAATGGTCCAAGCCAAGTAGCGGAGTTTCTAAAAGAACTTGAGGAAAATTCTTTGCCAAAACCAAGTTATGTTATTCTTACTCATCATCATTGGGATCATAGTTTTGGTGCAGGATACTTAGATATTCCAGTGATTTCTACAGAACGAGCAAAAGATTCTCTAATAGAATTATCTAAGTTAAAATGGGATGACGAAAGCTTATATAAAAGAGTGGAAGTGGGAACTGAAATAAAATATAGCGCAGATGTGCTAAAAAAAGTCTATGAGAATTATGAAATAAAAATAAAAATTCCAGATATGCCTAAAAGTGCAGATTTTAATCTTAACTTGGGAGGAATAAAGATAACTTGTTTCAGTAGCGATAATTCGCATTCTGATGATGCATTTTTAATTTATATTGCTGACGAAAAGGTATTATTTTTAGGAGATAGTCATGCTAAAAATTATTATACACAGCCAATGAGTTATAATAAAATCAAACTTCACGATTATATCGATAAGATTAGTAAAATTGATTTCGAGTATGCAATTCCAGGACATGGAAATATTTTTACGAGAAATGAGTTACTAACTTATTTAGAAAAAGAATATATAAAAATGAGGTGATTAAATGGCAAATTTATATTTGTACCTTGATTGGATTATTTTAATCTTAATGTCACTTACATTTTGTCAACAACTATTCTCAAAAAAATTTAATTTTTATGGAGTACTTTCCATTCTAAGTTTGGCAATATATATTGCTTTACATTCTTATTCAACGGGGTTAAGTATTTTTGTATTTGTTCTTTTCCTTGGAGGAATAGCACTTATTGGCTTGGAAATGTTTATACCAGGAGGAATAGTTGGGACTGTAGGTATAATTACCTTGATTTATGCAATAATTTATGTTAATGAATCAACTTATAATATTGCATTCATCATAATTGTATCATTTATGTTAGGCGTAGGTTTATATTTATTTAATAGAAAACTGTTAAATAAAAAATTAGCTTTCTTAAATCAACTAGTGTTGAATGATGCAATTTCTACAGAAGAAGGTTATGTTGCAAGTGAGAGCCGAGTAGATTTAATTGGTAAAAAATTGCTAGCGTATACTGACCTTCGTCCAGCGGGAGTAGCAGCTCTAAATAATGTAAAATTTGATGTAGTTACAGATGGGGATTTTGTAGAAAAAGGTAATGAAATTGAAGTTATACGTGTCGAAGGTATGCGTATAGTTGTAAAAAAAATTTAATAATTTAAAGGAGGAAATGTTATGCCAGAATTAGTTTTCACAGGTATAATTTTAGTGGTAGTACTAATTGTATTATCAATATTTTTCACTTTCTTTCCGCTTGGACTTTGGATTAGTGCTATAGCAGCTGGTGTTAAAGTTAGTATCTTTACACTTGTTGGTATGCGTTTAAGACGTGTTATTCCAAGTAGAGTAATTAATCCGATGATTAAAGCTCATAAAGCGGGATTAGCTGTAACAATAAATCAGCTAGAAAGTCACTATTTAGCTGGAGGGAATGTAGATAGAGTTATTAATGCTCTTATTGCTGCACACCGTGCAAATATAGTAAGCTTAACATTTGAACGATGTGCCGCTATTGATTTAGCAGGACGTGATGTGCTTCAAGCCGTTCAAATGAGCGTTAACCCGAAAGTTATAGAAACACCTTATATTGCAGGGGTAGCTATCAACGGGATTGAGGTTAAGGCCAAAGCTCGTATTACAGTTCGTGCAAATATTGAAAGACTTGTTGGGGGAGCTGGGGAAGAAACAGTTATCGCTCGTGTAGGTGAAGGTATTGTATCAACTATCGGGTCATCTGAATCACATACAGTAGTATTAGAAAATCCAGATAGAATTTCTAAAACAATTCTTGATAAAGGTCTTGATGCAGGTACTGCATTTGAAATCTTATCGATTGACATTTTAGATGTAGACATCGGTCAAAACATTGGTGCAAACTTACAAACAGAACAAGCTATTGCTGATAAAAACATCGCGCAAGCTAAAGCTGAACAACGTCGTGCAATGGCGGTAGCAGCTGAACAAGAAATGAAAGCAAGAATTCAAGAAATGCGCGCGAAAGTAGTAGAAGCAGAAGCACAGTTACCACTTGCTATGGCAAAAGCATTCCAAGATGGGAACTTAGGTGTTATGGATTATATGAATTATAAAAACTTAGAAGCGGATACAGGAATGAGAGATTCAATCAAACGTATGTCTCAACCAGAAACACAAGAAAAATAATAACTAAATAAAGGAGGGGCTAAAATGACATTTATAATTTTTGCCGTACCAATTATAGTTATCATATTTTTAGTTATTTTTATTACAGTTTTTGCTTCAGATAGTAAAAAATATCATAAAAATTTAGATAATTCCAAACAGATGGAACTAGAACGTGCAAGAGAAGCTGCATTAAGAGCTGTTGAAGAAATGCGACGTATAAAGGAATCTATGGATACGGGATACGAAACAAACAAGAAAGTGCCGATGCAACAAGAAGTAACGTCTAGTGTGTATAGTAAATTAAGTGAAATGAAACCTTCGCGTGAACTAATACAACAAAAAGCTCAAGCACGAAAAAATATAGTTTCAGTAGAAAATAGGACAAATAAAAATACTATTAACGAATATCAAAAATATTATAATGACAATTATAATAAAGGAAGAAGTAAATTCAATCAACAGCGAAATTTCAGACAACAAACATTTGAACAAAATAATATACCTAGATTAGAATTTTCTAGAGAAAATCTGGTAAGAGGTTTAATTGCAAAAGAATACTTGAATAGGAAACAAGGTGGTAAAGTATGAATACGGCAATATTTTTTGCATTAATTGCATTAATTTCTTTTGTTCTAGATAAAATGAAAGATGGTAATCAAAAAAAACAAAATACCCAAAAAACCAGAAAGCTAAAGAAAAACCCAAAAGTTTCAGAGAAAAGTTCTCAAGAAATTAAGCGCTCAAATGAATTTAAAAATAGACCTAAAAAAAATACTCGTGTAATAGTAGATAGAGAAAAAGAGATATATTCAAACTCTAAAATTATCGATAAAGAAAAAATTGTTAATGATGTAATTTTTTCAGAAATTTTGTCAAAACCAAAAAGTAAAAGATAAAAATTAGGAGGTATAATTATGAAGAAAACTTTTAACTATATAAGTTATTGTATATATTCATTTATACCTCTTTATTTTGTCCTGTTAATTTATACTATAATAAAACAGGATCCGATAGATACAATACTATGCTTAGTTCTTATTTTATATTCTATTTTTTCACTAATTTTATTAGTTTGTTCTAGACCTAGCGATATTTTTGTATGCTCAAATAAAGAATTAAAAAAACAACGAGGAATCGATTATGGATACTTGATTTTAATGATTATTATGACATTTTTAATTATAAATGAAAAGCTGTATTTTAGTTTTAAATTAGCGTTCTTATTAATTATATTTTTTATTTTATTTAAAATTTTATTCAAATATAAAAATTACAGTTTAACATTATTAGGATATAAAATGTACTTTATTCGTGATAAGATAATCTATAGCAAAAAAAATGAAGAAGAATTAAATAAGTTTTTGAAAGAAAAGAAATTTTTACAGATTATAAAGATATCTGATAACATATTTTTAGAAATCGATAAGTATGGAATGACAAAATATTATTGTAAAGATTGTTAATTATAGTTTAGGATATGAGTATATAAATAGAAATAATAGATTATATATAAAAAACATATTTTATTTTAGCAGAAATTATAATAAGAATATAGAGGGAGTAGAGTTATATAATTATAGTCGTTAAAAATAAAAGGAGATTACTATGAGAGCTGTCGATATTATAGATAAAAAAAAGAAAAGGCAAGAACTAACTAAAGAAGAAATAGATTTTCTATTAGAGGGTTATTTAGCAGGAATTATCCCTGATTATCAAATGAGTGCTTTTTTAATGGCTGTGTATTTTAACAATATGACAAAAGAGGAGTTAACGTATTTTACATTGAAAATGCGTAATTCAGGGGACATAATTACTTTTGATAATCTTGATTATTACTTAGTTGATAAACATTCTACTGGAGGAGTTGGTGATAAAGTTACAGTTGTCTTAGGACCAATTTTAGCAGCTTTAGGAATGGCTACAGCTAAACTTTCTGGAAAAGGGCTTGGTCATACAGGAGGAACTATTGATAAATTTGAATCAATAGAAAATTTCAAGTTTAGCTTAACAAAAGAAGAGTTGGTAGAAGTAGCAGGTAAAACAGGAGTTGGACTTATGGGATACAGTGATAATATTGTACCATTGGACAAAAAAATTTATGCGTTACGTGATGTTACAGCAACAGTAGATAGTATCCCGTTAATAGCCAGCAGTATTATGAGTAAAAAGTTAGCCATACAATCCGACTTAATAATACTTGATGTTAAAGTAGGTGATGGTGCTTTTATGAAGACTATAGAAGATGCACGTGAATTATCTCGTCGAATGGTTGAGATAGGTAATAGTGTTGGAAGAAAAACTATTGCTGTTCTTACTAATATGGATGAACCATTAGGATATAATATAGGTAATGCTAATGAGATAATAGAAGGTATCGAGGCGCTAAAAGGTCATTGGTCGGCTGATTTAAAAGAAGTTGTTTATGAAATTGTTTATATTGCACTTAAACATAAAGGTGAAGTTGAGACTTTTGAAGAGGCTAGCGAAAAAATAGATGAAGTAATAAAAAATGGGAAGGCTTTAGAAATTTTAAAAGACTTTATAGATCTTAGTGGGGGAGATGGACAGGTAGTTAATAACTATAAGTTATTACCAGAACCAAAATCAATAATTGAAGTTTATTCAACTAAAGATGGTTTTGTAGAAAAAATTAAGGCTGAGGAAATAGGTAAGGCTGCTATGGTTATAGGTGCCGGGCGCGCAACGAAAGAAGATGAAATAGACCATGCAGTAGGAATATTACTAAAGAAAAAAGTAGGAGACCTAGTAAAAAAAGGTGACCTAATAGCAGAAATTCATTATAATGATGATAAAAATATAGAACAAAGCAGGGCTATGATTATAGATGCATATGTCGTTGGTTCTAAAGAACAAAAAGGTATAAAAAATATTTTAGAAATAATAGAATAGAGGTAGAAATATGGAATTAAATAAATATATTGATCATACTATATTAAAAGCAACAGCAAGTCAAAAAGATATAGAAAAATTATGTGCAGAAGCGGCTGAACATAAGTTTTATAGTGTTTGTGTCAATGGTTGCTATGTGAAAGATGCTAAAAAATACTTGGAAGGAACAGATGTGAAAGTTGCAGCTGTAGTTGGATTCCCGCTAGGAGCAATGACAACAGCAGCTAAAGTTTTTGAAGCGAAAGAAGCAATAGAAAATGGTGCTAGTGAGATTGACATGGTTATAAATGTCGCTAAGTTGCAAGATGGAGAATATGGATATGTTGAAGAAGAAATCCGTCAAATAAAAGAAGCTATAGGAAAAAATGTTTTGAAAGTTATAATAGAAACATGCTACCTTAGTGATGAAGAAAAAGTTAAGGCTTGTGAATTATCATTGAAGGCAAAAGCTGATTTTGTTAAAACTTCAACTGGGTTTGGTACAGGTGGTGCAACATTTGAAGATGTCAAGCTTATGAAAAGTGTTGTAGGAAACCACGCAAAAGTAAAAGCTAGCGGTGGTGTAAAAGATAAAGAAACTGCTGAAAAATATGTTGAATTAGGTGCAGAGCGTTTGGGCACAAGTTCAGGTATTGAAATAATAAAATAATTAAGATAATAAAAAGGTTAGCTTAGTGTTTAAATTAATGATTAAGCTAACCTTTTTAATTGTTTTTTATAGCTTATTAGCGGTATTTATTGTATAATAGAAAATGGTTTATTGTGTACATCAAATACTAGAGGAACTTAGTATTTTAATATTTGAAGCGTGAATCATAAGAAATTCACAATGGAGATAAAAATAAAAAGGAGATTTTTTATGTTATCAAAGTCATTTGAACAATATAAATTTAATGAATTTGTAAATAAAGCAATAGTAGATTTAAAATTTGATAATCCTACAAAAATTCAAGAAAGAGTATTCTCACCTGTATTAAAAGGTAAAAATATTGTGGCAAAATCGCAAACAGGAAGTGGGAAAAGTCACTCTTTCCTATTACCAATTTTTAGTAAGCTAAATGTAGAAAAGAAAAAGACTCAAAGTATAATTTTGGCGCCAACACGAGAATTATCTCGTCAACTTTATGATATGGCAGTCCATATTGCAGAGTTTAGTGAAGATGATATAAAAATTACGCTATGCATTGGTGGTCAAGATTTGAATCGAGATATAGAAAGAGTATCAAATGCACCACACATTATAATCGGAACGCCTACTCGTGTTTTAGAATTAGATCGTGCAAGTGCTCTTGCTATTAAAGAAGTAGAGACTTTAGTTATCGATGAATGTGATATGATGATTGATTTAGGTTTTATGGAAGATATTGATAAAATTTCTAAACGTACTGCAGAAAACTGTCAATTCTTAGTATTTTCAGCAACTATTCCTACTCAAATGAATCATTTCTTAAAAAAATATTTGAAAAATGCTCAATATATCGAAGTTGATAATGCGAAATTTGGAAAAATTGAATACATTCTAATTCCAGAAAAAAGTTCAACGCGTTTAGAAAAACTATATGAAATTACAACAGTTATTAATCCTTATTTAGCACTTATTTTTGCGAATAAAAAAACAGAAGTTGAGGAAGTAAGTAATTATTTAATTTCAAAAGGACTAAATGTTGGAGTTCTTCACGGAGATTTAACACCACGTGAACGAAAACAAATGCAACGTCGTATTAATAATTTAGATTTTACTTATGTAGTTGCTAGTGATTTAATGAGTCGAGGAATCGATATTGAAGGTGTTAGCCATGTAATTAACTATAATATTCCTAATGATTTAGACTTCTTTATTCATAGAGCTGGACGTACAGGGCGTGCTGGTTTAAATGGCGATTGTATTACAATCTACAATAATAAAGATGAAGAAAAATTACAAATTCTTGAAAGCCGAGGAATAGAATTTAATCACCAAGATATAAAAAATGGTGAGTTTATTGAAACTAAAGATAGAAATAAACGTCAAAGTAGAAAAAAAGTTGTTGCTGATCATAATTTAACGGAAAAATTAAAATCAAAAGTGCGTGTTTCTAAAAAAGTTAAACCAGGTTATAAGAAAAAATATAAATATAAAATGGATAAACTTAAACAAAAAGAAAGAAGAAAATTCGCTAAAAGAAGTAATAAAGCAAATAGAGGTAAATAATGAAAAATTTAAAGATTGGATCTCATGTATCAATGTCTGGGAAAGACATGATGTTAGGCTCTGTTAAAGAAGCAGCGAGCTATAGCAGTGATACATTTATGATTTATACAGGTGCTCCTCAAAATACGAGAAGAAAATCTATTGATGAATTACGTATTGATGAAGCGCATAAGGCAATGGAAGAAAACAATATTAGTGATATAGTAGTACACGCTCCGTATATAATTAATCTTGCTAATACAATAAAGCCTGATATTTATCAGTTAGCTGTTGACTTTTTACGATTGGAAATAGAAAGAACTGAAAAAATTGGTGCTAAAAATATAGTTTTACACCCAGGTTCTCATGTTAAAGCTGGTGCTGATGTTGGTATAGCTAGTATAATAAAAGGACTTAATGAAGTTTTAACAAAAGATATGAAAACAAATATCGCTCTTGAAGTAATGGCTGGTAAGGGTAGTGAGTGTGGACGAACATTTGATGAAATTGCAAAAATAATCGACGGTGTAACTTTAAATGAAAAGCTTACTGTTACTTTCGATACATGCCATGTCTTTGAAGGTGGGTATGACATAGTAAACAACCTTGATGAAGTACTAACTGAGTTTGATAAAATAGTAGGGCTTGATCG comes from the Gemella morbillorum genome and includes:
- a CDS encoding NfeD family protein translates to MANLYLYLDWIILILMSLTFCQQLFSKKFNFYGVLSILSLAIYIALHSYSTGLSIFVFVLFLGGIALIGLEMFIPGGIVGTVGIITLIYAIIYVNESTYNIAFIIIVSFMLGVGLYLFNRKLLNKKLAFLNQLVLNDAISTEEGYVASESRVDLIGKKLLAYTDLRPAGVAALNNVKFDVVTDGDFVEKGNEIEVIRVEGMRIVVKKI
- a CDS encoding deoxyribonuclease IV — encoded protein: MKNLKIGSHVSMSGKDMMLGSVKEAASYSSDTFMIYTGAPQNTRRKSIDELRIDEAHKAMEENNISDIVVHAPYIINLANTIKPDIYQLAVDFLRLEIERTEKIGAKNIVLHPGSHVKAGADVGIASIIKGLNEVLTKDMKTNIALEVMAGKGSECGRTFDEIAKIIDGVTLNEKLTVTFDTCHVFEGGYDIVNNLDEVLTEFDKIVGLDRIQVLHINDSKNTLGAHKDRHENIGYGGIGFEAINRIVHLQEFTNIPKILETPWYGENKDIAPYKDEIAMLRSGEFIDFKK
- the deoC gene encoding deoxyribose-phosphate aldolase → MELNKYIDHTILKATASQKDIEKLCAEAAEHKFYSVCVNGCYVKDAKKYLEGTDVKVAAVVGFPLGAMTTAAKVFEAKEAIENGASEIDMVINVAKLQDGEYGYVEEEIRQIKEAIGKNVLKVIIETCYLSDEEKVKACELSLKAKADFVKTSTGFGTGGATFEDVKLMKSVVGNHAKVKASGGVKDKETAEKYVELGAERLGTSSGIEIIK
- a CDS encoding MBL fold metallo-hydrolase, producing MLIKFSEKLYYTKQRYMYLEPTIGYVKGENFSVMLDAGNGPSQVAEFLKELEENSLPKPSYVILTHHHWDHSFGAGYLDIPVISTERAKDSLIELSKLKWDDESLYKRVEVGTEIKYSADVLKKVYENYEIKIKIPDMPKSADFNLNLGGIKITCFSSDNSHSDDAFLIYIADEKVLFLGDSHAKNYYTQPMSYNKIKLHDYIDKISKIDFEYAIPGHGNIFTRNELLTYLEKEYIKMR
- the floA gene encoding flotillin-like protein FloA (flotillin-like protein involved in membrane lipid rafts), producing MPELVFTGIILVVVLIVLSIFFTFFPLGLWISAIAAGVKVSIFTLVGMRLRRVIPSRVINPMIKAHKAGLAVTINQLESHYLAGGNVDRVINALIAAHRANIVSLTFERCAAIDLAGRDVLQAVQMSVNPKVIETPYIAGVAINGIEVKAKARITVRANIERLVGGAGEETVIARVGEGIVSTIGSSESHTVVLENPDRISKTILDKGLDAGTAFEILSIDILDVDIGQNIGANLQTEQAIADKNIAQAKAEQRRAMAVAAEQEMKARIQEMRAKVVEAEAQLPLAMAKAFQDGNLGVMDYMNYKNLEADTGMRDSIKRMSQPETQEK
- a CDS encoding DEAD/DEAH box helicase; its protein translation is MLSKSFEQYKFNEFVNKAIVDLKFDNPTKIQERVFSPVLKGKNIVAKSQTGSGKSHSFLLPIFSKLNVEKKKTQSIILAPTRELSRQLYDMAVHIAEFSEDDIKITLCIGGQDLNRDIERVSNAPHIIIGTPTRVLELDRASALAIKEVETLVIDECDMMIDLGFMEDIDKISKRTAENCQFLVFSATIPTQMNHFLKKYLKNAQYIEVDNAKFGKIEYILIPEKSSTRLEKLYEITTVINPYLALIFANKKTEVEEVSNYLISKGLNVGVLHGDLTPRERKQMQRRINNLDFTYVVASDLMSRGIDIEGVSHVINYNIPNDLDFFIHRAGRTGRAGLNGDCITIYNNKDEEKLQILESRGIEFNHQDIKNGEFIETKDRNKRQSRKKVVADHNLTEKLKSKVRVSKKVKPGYKKKYKYKMDKLKQKERRKFAKRSNKANRGK
- a CDS encoding thymidine phosphorylase; this encodes MRAVDIIDKKKKRQELTKEEIDFLLEGYLAGIIPDYQMSAFLMAVYFNNMTKEELTYFTLKMRNSGDIITFDNLDYYLVDKHSTGGVGDKVTVVLGPILAALGMATAKLSGKGLGHTGGTIDKFESIENFKFSLTKEELVEVAGKTGVGLMGYSDNIVPLDKKIYALRDVTATVDSIPLIASSIMSKKLAIQSDLIILDVKVGDGAFMKTIEDARELSRRMVEIGNSVGRKTIAVLTNMDEPLGYNIGNANEIIEGIEALKGHWSADLKEVVYEIVYIALKHKGEVETFEEASEKIDEVIKNGKALEILKDFIDLSGGDGQVVNNYKLLPEPKSIIEVYSTKDGFVEKIKAEEIGKAAMVIGAGRATKEDEIDHAVGILLKKKVGDLVKKGDLIAEIHYNDDKNIEQSRAMIIDAYVVGSKEQKGIKNILEIIE